The Candidatus Stygibacter australis genome segment TTGGAGCTAATGCTTATGCTGAATATTATGGCTGGAGACTGCCAACCGAGTATGAATGGGAAAAAGCTGCGAGAGGGATGACTGGATTTAACTACCCTTGGGGTATCAATCTTACAGGATTTAATGCTAACTATTCCAATAGTGGAGACCCATGGGATAACGGAACTTCACCAGTAGGCTACTTTAATGGACAAAATAACACATTTGATAGTCATTCGCCTTATGGTTGTTATGATATGTGTGGAAATGTCTGGGAATGGACAAATAGTTGGTTCAGTGAGGAATCAGATGCTCGAGTAATTAGGGGAGGACACTGGGGTTCACTCAGTTATTTTTTACTGATGTGGTACAGGCTTGATCTTGGACCATCCTATCATGGTGAAGTTGCTGGATTT includes the following:
- a CDS encoding formylglycine-generating enzyme family protein; its protein translation is MLESGFSKQEKSEYDYDIMKNEVTNQNYLIYLQSALLSGDVNISSTSISGYYDGDEYYSAGEYDYYRLDADGRISWDGTSLILDEEYEDHPVVEISWFGANAYAEYYGWRLPTEYEWEKAARGMTGFNYPWGINLTGFNANYSNSGDPWDNGTSPVGYFNGQNNTFDSHSPYGCYDMCGNVWEWTNSWFSEESDARVIRGGHWGSLSYFLLMWYRLDLGPSYHGEVAGFRCASYVER